In Symmachiella dynata, the following are encoded in one genomic region:
- a CDS encoding redoxin family protein codes for MLLNRFVVGLLLSAVSVGLLGRDVAAKENSVKIGQQIEALTFKDIRFLPRTLDDFGDKQAVVIICANTTCPLVKRYLPTIKRLEEKYRDDGVQFVLLNVAASDSLLEMAEFAVQYGIDFPAVKDADGSCVAALGMTRTPEVAVLDGQHRLQYRGRINDQYRIGGALPKATHEYLADAIDAVLKDEPVAVPQTPVDGCLITSPTPVEPNEAITFTKHIEPIIRKHCVECHRPGTEAPFGLTTYDEVAGQGEMIAEVVADGRMPPRFAGHQFKEFYNLREMTSQEREKIEQWVAAEMPRGTYDGIQPPAAVEPVSEGWVIGEPDLVLTMVETHQLPADGYIDYKYVTLPHVFTDDTWVQAIQILPDNPSVVHHCNILSIPVGGNWRNAAFITGKVPGSGPLTLANGVAQRIPAHSVLAMQIHYTSTGQPEESKISVGFRFARGKVKKELRHILLKNNRFEIPPGDGNHPVTSSQTLEEATHGFGLFTHMHLRGKDMTYLAHYPDGKTETLLIIPNYSFDWQMGYRWKPHTKLFPAGTRFEVVAHFDNSTFNPFNPDPKDTVREGQQTFHEMMYGFYFYTHANEDLNMEVDLKTGHAVK; via the coding sequence ATGCTGCTCAATCGTTTCGTCGTGGGACTTTTATTATCCGCCGTATCCGTTGGTCTGCTCGGACGCGATGTCGCCGCGAAGGAGAACAGCGTCAAGATCGGCCAACAGATCGAAGCCTTGACCTTTAAGGACATTCGCTTTTTGCCGCGCACGCTTGACGATTTCGGCGACAAGCAGGCGGTGGTCATCATTTGTGCCAATACCACCTGCCCGCTGGTGAAGCGGTATCTTCCCACGATCAAACGGTTGGAAGAAAAATATCGTGACGATGGTGTGCAGTTTGTGTTGTTGAATGTCGCAGCGAGCGATTCGTTATTGGAAATGGCGGAGTTCGCTGTGCAATACGGAATCGACTTTCCCGCAGTCAAAGATGCCGACGGTTCCTGCGTCGCAGCATTGGGTATGACGCGGACCCCGGAGGTCGCGGTCTTAGATGGCCAGCATCGTTTGCAATACCGGGGCCGAATCAATGACCAATATCGCATCGGCGGCGCACTGCCGAAAGCGACACACGAATACCTTGCCGATGCGATTGACGCGGTTCTCAAGGACGAACCAGTCGCTGTGCCGCAAACGCCGGTCGATGGTTGCTTGATCACGTCGCCAACACCGGTGGAGCCCAACGAAGCGATTACTTTTACCAAGCACATTGAGCCGATCATCCGCAAACATTGTGTGGAGTGCCATCGCCCGGGAACGGAGGCTCCGTTTGGCTTGACCACCTACGATGAGGTCGCCGGTCAAGGCGAGATGATTGCCGAAGTCGTCGCCGACGGGCGGATGCCGCCACGGTTTGCCGGGCATCAATTTAAGGAATTCTACAATTTAAGGGAGATGACCTCCCAGGAACGGGAAAAAATCGAGCAGTGGGTTGCGGCCGAAATGCCGCGGGGGACCTACGATGGCATTCAGCCTCCGGCAGCTGTCGAACCGGTTTCCGAAGGTTGGGTGATCGGTGAACCGGATTTGGTGCTGACGATGGTAGAGACGCATCAACTGCCGGCCGACGGATACATTGATTACAAATATGTCACCTTGCCGCATGTGTTCACTGATGACACCTGGGTGCAGGCGATTCAGATTCTGCCGGACAATCCCAGCGTCGTGCACCATTGCAACATTCTCTCGATTCCTGTCGGTGGCAATTGGCGCAATGCGGCATTCATTACCGGTAAGGTTCCCGGTTCGGGACCGCTGACGCTCGCCAACGGTGTCGCCCAGCGAATTCCGGCCCATAGCGTCTTGGCGATGCAAATCCATTACACCTCCACCGGGCAACCGGAAGAGAGCAAAATCTCCGTCGGTTTTCGTTTCGCGCGAGGGAAAGTGAAAAAAGAGCTGCGGCACATTTTGCTGAAAAATAATCGCTTCGAAATTCCCCCCGGCGATGGCAATCACCCAGTGACTTCCTCACAGACTTTGGAGGAAGCGACGCACGGGTTCGGGTTGTTTACGCACATGCATCTCCGCGGCAAGGATATGACCTATCTGGCGCATTATCCGGACGGGAAAACCGAGACGCTGTTGATCATTCCCAACTACAGCTTTGACTGGCAGATGGGCTATCGCTGGAAGCCGCACACAAAATTATTCCCCGCCGGGACACGATTTGAGGTCGTCGCGCATTTCGATAATTCGACGTTCAATCCATTCAATCCCGACCCCAAAGATACCGTGCGCGAGGGACAACAGACCTTTCACGAGATGATGTACGGGTTTTATTTCTATACGCATGCCAATGAAGACCTGAATATGGAGGTCGACCTCAAGACTGGGCATGCGGTGAAATAA
- a CDS encoding DUF1501 domain-containing protein — MRTYRSQPHVNRRQLMQLGAVGGFGLTLPRLLAAENVTGAATSTAKIKSCILIFYYGGPSHIDTFDPKPKASANVRGEFATIATSAPGVFVGEHNRQTARVMDRVAVVRSMQHPMRNHNSAAAEALCGRTPGNGDLELLADDALSFPCYGASLSYLWRDQQLELPAVALPHLMYNVVPLPGQTAGFLGSAYQPFQIDKDPNQPDFNVETLNLPGDVTSTRLAQRRQLMQGIDVKASASKLATYYETAFSLLGSETVRRSLRIAEEPASLREKYGRNKFGQSLLLARRLVEGGVRFITVYDGIHNGQTANWDSHSDNFARHRDVLIPPTDQGYAALIEDLQQRGLLDETLVIALGEFGRTPRINGNGGRDHWPDCFHVLLAGGGIRGGAVYGSSDNIGAYPETNPVTPGDLAATLFTRFGIDPKHEIHDITGRPYPLANGRALGELFG, encoded by the coding sequence ATGAGGACGTATCGCTCACAGCCGCACGTGAACCGTCGCCAACTGATGCAACTCGGCGCGGTGGGGGGATTTGGCCTGACGTTGCCAAGGTTATTGGCGGCCGAGAATGTCACAGGCGCAGCGACGTCAACGGCGAAGATCAAGTCCTGCATTTTGATCTTCTATTATGGCGGTCCCAGCCATATTGATACGTTCGACCCCAAGCCCAAGGCGAGTGCCAATGTGCGGGGGGAATTTGCGACGATCGCTACCTCCGCACCGGGAGTATTCGTCGGCGAACATAATCGGCAAACCGCCCGCGTGATGGATCGTGTCGCCGTGGTGCGGAGCATGCAGCATCCGATGCGAAACCACAATTCGGCCGCCGCCGAAGCGTTGTGCGGGCGGACACCGGGGAACGGCGATTTGGAATTGTTGGCTGACGACGCGCTGAGTTTTCCGTGTTACGGCGCCTCGCTCAGTTATTTGTGGCGGGACCAACAACTAGAACTGCCGGCGGTCGCCCTGCCCCACTTAATGTACAACGTCGTGCCGCTGCCGGGGCAGACCGCCGGGTTTCTCGGCTCAGCGTATCAGCCGTTTCAAATTGACAAAGATCCCAATCAGCCCGATTTCAATGTCGAGACGCTGAATCTGCCCGGCGATGTGACCAGTACACGGCTGGCACAGCGACGGCAGTTGATGCAGGGAATCGACGTGAAAGCCTCCGCGTCGAAACTGGCCACCTACTACGAAACGGCGTTTTCGTTACTCGGTTCCGAAACGGTGCGCCGCAGCCTGCGGATTGCCGAAGAGCCTGCGTCGTTGCGCGAAAAATATGGCCGCAACAAATTCGGGCAAAGTCTGCTCTTAGCGCGGCGGTTGGTCGAAGGGGGCGTGCGGTTCATCACGGTGTATGACGGTATCCACAATGGCCAGACCGCCAACTGGGACAGCCACAGCGACAACTTCGCCCGGCATCGGGATGTGCTGATTCCTCCCACCGATCAAGGTTATGCGGCGCTGATCGAGGATCTCCAACAGCGTGGTCTGCTCGACGAAACCTTGGTGATCGCCCTGGGCGAATTCGGCCGCACACCGCGCATCAATGGCAATGGTGGCCGCGACCACTGGCCCGATTGTTTCCACGTTCTACTGGCCGGCGGCGGCATCCGCGGCGGCGCGGTCTACGGCAGCAGCGACAACATCGGCGCATACCCCGAAACCAACCCCGTCACGCCGGGCGACCTGGCAGCCACGCTATTTACGCGTTTCGGCATCGACCCCAAGCACGAAATCCACGACATCACCGGACGGCCGTATCCGTTGGCGAATGGGCGGGCGTTGGGGGAGTTGTTTGGGTGA